In the genome of Candidatus Pristimantibacillus lignocellulolyticus, the window AAAATGCAAATACGTAAACAATATTAAATTTTCACGGAAATATGAAAACTCTTCACGTTGAGGTTCTTTTACTTTCATGACCATATCAGCAGTCCAAGCTTCATTTGCGGAAGCAACGATCTTCGCTCCAGCTTGACTGTATGCTTCATTAGAAATCCCACTACCTAATCCTGCGCCGTTCTCAATGAGCACTTCATGTCCAGCATTAACGAATGAAACAACACCAGCCGGAGTAATTGCTACTCGGTTTTCATTATTTTTAACTTCTTTCGGTACACCAATAATCATCATCAGCACACTCCAATTTTTCTTTATTTAATATAGTAATAAGATTCCTATAACGAAAAAAATAGAATAGATTACGATATAAAATGATTGCTCTGAAATTTTGTCAAGACAAGAAGCTAAAGCACCGATATGGTACCAGATTTTTTTTGAATACCTTTTCCACTAGGTATATTGTTTGCAACATCAGACTTCTTCATACGGATTAGCACAAGTAACCTTCCCATTACGATAGCGGATAAGTATGCGCTCTTGATCCCGTAACGTTACTAAACCACAGAATAGGTGCGAGCATTTATTAAGAAGCATTGAGCAGCTCTATAACAACACAAAAACACCATCCTCATGCGGATGATGTTTTTGTGTAAGAGGTAAGATTAGTTAATTATTTTATATAAATTTGCTCAAATCAGGATAGCCAGTTACCGCCCATGCGCCATCTACAAGTAGGCTTGCTCCGTTGACATAAGTAGCATCATCGCTTACTAGAAATAGAGCTGGACCAGCAATTTCATCCGGATCGGCAGCACGTCTCATTGGGATGCGGTCCATGTAAGCTTGATTAATAGCATCAACACTCGTTAACCCATTTGTAAGAGGAGTCGCAACCAAACCTGGTAAAATAGCGTTTACGCGAATGTTATACTGCGACAGCTCCAGAGCGGCATTTTTCGTTAACATTTCCACTCCTGCTTTAGCAGAAGAGTATGCGGCACCATAAAACATAGGTACATGAGCATTTAGAGAAGCAACGTTGACAATAGCCCCTCCACCGTGCTCCTTCATATATTTCGCTTGATGCTTCACGGATAGAAATACACCTTTCAAACATAGATCAACGGTGAAATCCCAGTCTTCTACGCTTTGATCAACAATAGCACCCGCTTTAGAGGCACCTGCAACATTGAAAGCATAATCAAGTCTACCGAATTTATCAACCGTTTGTTGAACAAGAGCCTCTATATCGGATTCTTTGGTCACATTGGTAACGCAACCGATTAAGTTTCCTTTATGAGCTTCCTCCAATTCAGCAAGTTTATCTTTATTTAAATCAGCGACTGCGACTTTGACTCCTGCCTCCAATAAGCGCTGAACAATCGCATAACCAATACCTGACGCCCCTCCAGTAACGATAGCCGCTTTTCCAGTTAGATTTCTCATCATAGATCTCCCTTTCAAATTAGATTATTGATACTTTTTACTGCGAATAGTCTATTGAT includes:
- a CDS encoding SDR family oxidoreductase, which translates into the protein MRNLTGKAAIVTGGASGIGYAIVQRLLEAGVKVAVADLNKDKLAELEEAHKGNLIGCVTNVTKESDIEALVQQTVDKFGRLDYAFNVAGASKAGAIVDQSVEDWDFTVDLCLKGVFLSVKHQAKYMKEHGGGAIVNVASLNAHVPMFYGAAYSSAKAGVEMLTKNAALELSQYNIRVNAILPGLVATPLTNGLTSVDAINQAYMDRIPMRRAADPDEIAGPALFLVSDDATYVNGASLLVDGAWAVTGYPDLSKFI